A region of Paenibacillus sp. 37 DNA encodes the following proteins:
- a CDS encoding DUF1540 domain-containing protein — protein MSQDKPIVKCSVSNCNFWGENNFCHADAIMIDIDQHATRRLHEEFAGETFDSDHHDHARTSSATCCHTFKPK, from the coding sequence ATGAGCCAAGACAAGCCAATTGTCAAATGCAGCGTCTCCAACTGCAACTTTTGGGGAGAGAACAACTTCTGCCACGCTGATGCCATCATGATTGACATTGACCAACATGCCACCCGTCGTCTGCATGAGGAATTTGCCGGTGAGACATTTGACTCCGATCACCATGATCACGCACGCACATCCTCTGCAACATGCTGTCACACGTTTAAACCCAAGTGA
- a CDS encoding YpuI family protein, producing the protein MSAANVQKTCESTREKLKPAIDRIEKFLNENALPELDQNQTEESTVFYKGFLSDLRHLLVFSEVSYEKLGVVLRRANFDVDFAEKALYNTYHQCVNSFFYPKNECYSEDGRYAYTGQDAIRFRDKPIRAVRDVILEVSKTYEELRDDLAYYESDYLTQRRMQNQRNHA; encoded by the coding sequence ATGTCAGCAGCCAATGTACAGAAAACATGTGAGTCAACTAGGGAAAAGTTAAAACCGGCTATCGATCGGATTGAAAAATTTTTGAATGAGAATGCTTTGCCTGAACTGGATCAGAATCAGACGGAAGAATCAACAGTCTTCTACAAAGGATTTCTTTCAGATCTCCGTCATTTACTCGTTTTTTCTGAAGTTTCTTACGAAAAACTTGGCGTTGTGCTGCGTCGTGCCAACTTTGATGTCGATTTTGCCGAAAAGGCTCTTTATAATACGTATCACCAATGCGTAAACAGCTTTTTCTATCCCAAAAATGAATGTTATTCCGAAGACGGAAGATACGCTTACACAGGACAAGATGCCATTCGTTTCCGTGATAAGCCAATCCGTGCAGTACGGGATGTTATTCTGGAGGTTTCCAAAACGTACGAAGAATTGCGCGATGATCTGGCATATTATGAAAGTGATTACCTGACTCAGCGCCGTATGCAAAATCAACGGAATCACGCCTAA
- a CDS encoding S8 family peptidase, with protein MSRPKWINWALAAGAGALALTLLLPTSNRQEPKPSALSDSAHEEHTSKQRLKVQDVKATDLLTRMDAKQHLSIMLEKTATMNAAQVSRYVNDLQSSHEHIRSIHLMNTNGSFDKPFDQATSQGSKLEQQKLQHSLNLAKKAVKKRQSFESSSFPLGKEKYFVMGQPSKDGKRAVIALFSQNVLNAVEQHQRKNLRMIPYPREGKFKIESVHPDTLNEITVKTGHDNANASHFYENEIVIRFRQDPGERDMRIIKSDLRAQSARKLGYTYVFRSEHMSYKQLHSYFESKWNPLYMEPHYMYLTNDTVTEQTDVTIPNDILFSDYQWNLPAIETNRGWNITKGNKDVIVAVVDTGVDMNHPDLKGKLLEGYNVVEPGSKPMDDVGHGTHVAGIIGAIVNNNEGVAGMSWYNKVLPVKVLDNSGSGTTYAVAEGIIWAADHGAKVINMSLGNYADAQFLHDAIKYAFDRDIVLIAATGNDNTERPGYPAAYPEVFAVSATDPDMSKASYSNYGDYVDVMAPGSSIASTYPNNQYAALSGTSMASPHVAALAGLIRSLNPDLTNTEVMDLMRQSVIDLGDPGHDKYFGYGQIDVYKALQAASGNSAPLQFWPQHVRQQMDNTMKKYTQ; from the coding sequence ATGTCCAGACCGAAATGGATTAACTGGGCCCTTGCAGCTGGTGCGGGAGCACTCGCCCTGACGCTTTTGCTCCCAACATCCAATCGTCAAGAACCTAAGCCTAGTGCGCTGTCCGACTCTGCTCATGAAGAGCATACAAGTAAGCAACGTCTGAAAGTACAGGATGTCAAAGCAACAGATCTCTTGACCCGCATGGACGCCAAGCAACATCTAAGTATCATGCTGGAGAAAACCGCCACAATGAATGCTGCGCAGGTTAGCCGATATGTGAATGATCTCCAAAGTTCACATGAACATATCAGATCCATTCATCTCATGAATACCAATGGCTCTTTTGACAAGCCCTTTGATCAAGCCACCTCACAAGGAAGCAAGTTGGAACAACAGAAGCTTCAACATTCGCTCAACCTTGCCAAAAAAGCGGTAAAAAAACGTCAAAGTTTTGAGTCCTCTTCTTTTCCTTTGGGAAAAGAAAAATATTTTGTGATGGGACAACCCTCTAAAGATGGCAAAAGAGCTGTAATTGCCTTGTTCAGCCAGAACGTATTAAATGCTGTTGAACAACATCAGCGCAAAAATCTGCGCATGATCCCTTATCCGCGTGAGGGTAAATTCAAAATTGAGTCTGTTCACCCTGATACGCTTAACGAAATTACAGTGAAGACCGGACATGATAATGCAAATGCCAGTCATTTTTACGAAAATGAAATCGTCATCCGTTTTCGCCAAGATCCCGGTGAACGGGATATGCGTATCATTAAATCCGATCTGAGAGCGCAATCTGCGCGCAAGCTGGGATACACGTATGTTTTTCGGTCAGAACACATGAGTTACAAACAATTGCATAGTTATTTCGAAAGCAAGTGGAATCCACTTTATATGGAGCCCCACTATATGTATTTAACCAATGATACTGTAACTGAACAAACCGATGTAACGATACCCAATGACATTTTGTTCTCCGATTATCAGTGGAACCTGCCTGCGATTGAGACAAACAGAGGTTGGAATATTACCAAGGGAAACAAAGATGTCATCGTAGCAGTAGTTGATACGGGGGTTGATATGAATCATCCTGACCTGAAGGGCAAGCTCCTTGAGGGTTATAATGTGGTCGAGCCGGGAAGCAAACCGATGGATGATGTGGGACATGGCACACATGTCGCAGGCATTATCGGCGCTATTGTCAACAATAACGAAGGCGTGGCAGGCATGAGCTGGTATAACAAGGTACTACCGGTTAAAGTACTCGACAACTCAGGTTCTGGTACCACGTATGCCGTTGCTGAAGGCATCATCTGGGCAGCCGATCATGGAGCCAAAGTTATCAACATGAGTCTGGGCAATTATGCTGATGCGCAATTTCTTCATGATGCCATTAAATACGCTTTTGACCGGGATATCGTTCTGATTGCAGCCACGGGGAACGATAATACAGAGCGTCCAGGATACCCTGCTGCTTATCCGGAAGTATTTGCCGTATCTGCTACGGACCCGGATATGAGCAAAGCTTCCTATTCCAACTACGGGGACTATGTGGATGTGATGGCTCCGGGGTCCAGTATCGCCAGTACCTACCCAAACAATCAGTATGCGGCCTTGTCTGGAACGTCCATGGCCAGCCCTCATGTAGCCGCACTTGCAGGTTTGATTCGTTCGTTGAACCCCGACTTGACTAACACGGAAGTGATGGATTTGATGCGCCAAAGTGTTATTGACCTCGGTGATCCGGGTCACGACAAGTATTTCGGCTATGGCCAAATCGATGTCTATAAGGCACTGCAAGCCGCATCAGGCAACAGCGCTCCTTTGCAATTCTGGCCGCAACATGTCAGACAACAAATGGATAATACGATGAAAAAGTATACGCAGTAA
- a CDS encoding PLP-dependent aminotransferase family protein — MHIELKRGSSTKLYVQIALTIADRIRSGLIEPGTRLPSVRKMTADLGVSLVTVSKAYAELEAIQLITCSQGKGCYVRGTLNVDQMEDVDRTQRNNANSESGTSWNWQMALVDYLPRAQLWRHFDTSPQVRYELHMSAIQPELLPTREIIDSAYRLSSDHTERMAAYGSFQGDRELRQILAEHFAERGLQAAPERMLITSGAQQGIDLVARTFVGPGDVVYMEAPSYTGAIDVFTSRGAKIITVPMDDEGMRIDLLTRLCDTYPPKLIYTIPTYHNPTGITMSARRRAQLLNLAQSYHCLILEDDPFADLYFRDPPPASIKSMDGTGHVVYIKSFSKVLSPGCRIACAIADGSVLTRLVAAKSTADLGSPLLTQKALQSFIQNQYGVYVSRLRDELYSRLCAASEVLEEHATMGMQWRLPEGGLNLWLQLPSNLDMRELHHQSLAAGVSFLPGSACYVGEMDTPSLRICFTVTNVELLCEGLRVLCQVIDRVTPGQGGTVADRLPLI, encoded by the coding sequence ATGCATATTGAATTAAAGCGGGGAAGCAGTACCAAATTGTACGTGCAGATTGCGCTAACGATTGCCGATCGCATCCGATCAGGACTCATTGAACCCGGAACCCGACTTCCATCTGTTCGTAAAATGACCGCGGATTTGGGTGTCAGCCTGGTCACTGTATCCAAAGCGTATGCTGAACTTGAAGCGATTCAATTGATCACCTGCTCCCAGGGGAAAGGTTGTTATGTGAGAGGTACATTGAACGTGGATCAGATGGAGGATGTGGACCGAACGCAGCGAAACAATGCCAACAGTGAATCCGGTACGTCATGGAATTGGCAGATGGCACTGGTGGATTATTTACCGCGAGCGCAGCTCTGGAGACATTTTGATACGTCACCTCAAGTGCGGTATGAACTTCATATGTCAGCGATTCAGCCTGAACTGTTGCCTACACGAGAGATTATCGACAGCGCCTACCGACTCTCCTCTGATCATACAGAGCGTATGGCAGCTTACGGATCTTTTCAGGGGGATCGTGAGCTTAGACAGATCTTGGCCGAACATTTTGCCGAGCGTGGACTACAGGCTGCACCTGAACGCATGTTAATTACAAGTGGTGCTCAGCAGGGGATCGATCTTGTGGCACGGACTTTTGTCGGACCTGGGGATGTTGTATACATGGAGGCACCAAGCTATACCGGAGCTATTGATGTATTTACGAGTAGAGGCGCGAAGATCATTACGGTCCCGATGGATGACGAAGGCATGCGTATTGATCTGTTGACCCGGTTATGTGATACCTATCCGCCCAAGCTGATCTATACGATCCCGACCTATCACAATCCAACAGGTATCACGATGAGTGCAAGAAGGCGAGCACAGCTTTTGAATCTCGCGCAAAGCTACCACTGCCTCATTCTGGAGGATGATCCGTTTGCAGATCTTTATTTTCGGGACCCTCCTCCGGCATCCATTAAATCGATGGATGGGACAGGTCATGTCGTATATATCAAAAGCTTCAGCAAGGTGCTGTCTCCTGGTTGCCGTATAGCCTGCGCCATTGCAGACGGAAGTGTATTGACCCGGCTTGTGGCTGCGAAATCTACGGCGGATTTGGGGAGTCCGCTGCTTACACAAAAGGCATTGCAATCTTTTATTCAGAATCAGTACGGTGTCTATGTATCCCGATTGAGGGATGAATTGTATTCTCGCTTGTGCGCAGCATCTGAAGTGCTGGAAGAGCATGCTACTATGGGCATGCAATGGCGATTGCCAGAGGGAGGACTCAATCTGTGGCTCCAACTTCCGAGTAACTTGGATATGCGTGAGTTGCATCATCAGTCACTTGCTGCAGGGGTCTCTTTCCTCCCGGGTTCCGCCTGTTATGTAGGAGAGATGGATACACCAAGTCTGCGTATTTGCTTCACCGTAACAAATGTTGAGCTTTTGTGTGAAGGACTTCGTGTACTGTGCCAAGTCATTGACAGAGTTACACCTGGGCAGGGTGGGACAGTGGCGGACAGGCTACCGCTCATATAA
- a CDS encoding PLP-dependent aminotransferase family protein, which yields MSIPWSKMAQNTPSSVVRDMLQAAQAPGMISLAGGLPAQTSFPLEAIRVAYEKVFMSGAAALQYAETEGYRPLRAKIAERLESKGIPASPDHMLLTTGSQQSIDLVCRILLDPGDRVLVESPTYLAALQVIHSYQAESHGVACDDHGMLPESLEEQLQLHRPKLVYINPTFSNPTGKVWSRERRQQAVDLCRKYGVLILEDDPYGEIRFNPEQLDVPALAELDAVSYDGSSNVIYTSTFSKTVAPGLRTGWILAAPDIVKMAARAKQGADLHSSSIDQRALHALLESFDLDAHIRHISEDYEKRMRTLTTLMAAKAWEGISWNSPQGGMFLWLQLPEGMLASNLFTYGIQEKVCIVPGDSFYAGTPELNRMRINFTHTDPELLPEAVERMDRAIQRWHASLTSDSVVTL from the coding sequence ATGAGTATCCCTTGGTCCAAAATGGCACAAAACACCCCGTCCTCTGTCGTTCGCGACATGCTCCAGGCCGCTCAGGCACCTGGAATGATCTCACTAGCCGGTGGATTACCAGCCCAGACTTCATTCCCGCTGGAAGCCATCCGCGTTGCATATGAAAAAGTATTTATGAGCGGAGCAGCCGCTCTTCAATATGCGGAGACTGAGGGTTACCGTCCTCTTCGCGCCAAAATCGCTGAACGTCTTGAATCCAAGGGCATTCCCGCTTCACCCGATCACATGCTTCTCACTACGGGTTCACAGCAATCCATTGACTTGGTTTGCCGCATCCTTCTCGACCCGGGTGACCGCGTATTGGTTGAATCACCAACCTACCTCGCTGCTCTGCAAGTCATTCATTCCTATCAGGCTGAATCTCACGGCGTAGCTTGTGATGATCACGGCATGTTGCCTGAATCTCTGGAGGAACAGCTCCAGTTGCATCGTCCAAAACTTGTCTATATTAATCCCACGTTCTCCAATCCTACGGGAAAAGTATGGTCACGAGAAAGAAGACAGCAGGCTGTGGATCTGTGCCGCAAGTACGGCGTACTTATTCTGGAAGATGATCCCTATGGTGAAATTCGGTTTAATCCGGAGCAATTGGATGTCCCTGCTCTCGCAGAACTGGATGCAGTATCCTATGACGGCTCTTCCAATGTTATCTACACCAGTACATTCTCTAAAACGGTAGCACCTGGCCTTCGTACGGGATGGATTCTGGCCGCTCCCGATATTGTCAAAATGGCAGCACGAGCCAAACAAGGTGCCGACTTGCACTCCAGCAGCATTGACCAAAGAGCGCTTCATGCACTACTCGAATCTTTCGATCTGGATGCACATATCCGCCATATTTCAGAGGATTACGAAAAACGCATGAGAACACTGACTACTCTTATGGCAGCCAAAGCATGGGAAGGTATCTCGTGGAATTCACCACAAGGTGGCATGTTCTTGTGGCTGCAATTGCCTGAAGGCATGCTTGCAAGCAATCTGTTCACTTACGGTATCCAGGAGAAAGTGTGCATTGTGCCAGGTGATTCTTTCTATGCAGGTACACCGGAGTTAAACCGCATGCGGATCAACTTTACTCATACGGACCCTGAGCTCCTTCCGGAAGCCGTGGAAAGAATGGATCGCGCCATCCAACGATGGCATGCTTCCTTAACATCGGACAGTGTTGTTACACTGTAA
- a CDS encoding Nif3-like dinuclear metal center hexameric protein — MFAKGQTVIQLMEQLAPKHLAVPDDRIGLQLGSLQKEISHVLVALDVTDEVVDEAIRVGANLIIAHHAIIFRPVKSLSTDTPMGKLYEKLIKHDIAVYISHTNLDVAEGGMNDWMAEALGIESKESLEDVHTDHLYKLAVFVPRTHHEQVLQAILEAGAGSIGQYNKCSFNTEGTGTFVPGEGTQPFIGTQGQMERVEEMRIETIVPQSLRSKVVQAMLKAHPYEEVAYDLYAMDLKGRTLGLGRLGPLREPKTLGELVEVVKTQFNVPHVRVVGDLNKQIKKAAVLGGSGSRYALTARFKGADVIVTGDIDYHTAHDALMAGMCIIDPGHNSEKIMKPKTADWLRSRLEEKRYDTQVTASEVNTEVFRFI, encoded by the coding sequence ATGTTTGCCAAAGGTCAAACTGTAATTCAACTGATGGAGCAACTCGCTCCCAAACATCTGGCTGTACCGGATGACCGCATTGGTCTCCAGCTCGGCAGTTTGCAAAAAGAAATCAGTCACGTGTTAGTAGCTTTGGATGTGACGGATGAAGTGGTGGACGAAGCGATTCGCGTCGGAGCCAACCTGATTATTGCTCATCACGCGATCATTTTCCGTCCGGTTAAGTCACTGAGTACAGATACACCTATGGGTAAATTGTATGAAAAGCTGATTAAGCATGATATTGCTGTCTATATCAGTCATACAAACCTGGATGTGGCCGAGGGTGGTATGAATGACTGGATGGCCGAGGCACTTGGCATCGAGAGTAAAGAATCACTGGAAGATGTACACACAGATCATCTGTACAAGCTGGCTGTCTTTGTGCCTCGTACCCATCATGAGCAGGTTCTTCAGGCCATTCTGGAAGCCGGAGCGGGGAGTATCGGTCAATACAACAAGTGCAGCTTTAACACGGAAGGTACAGGAACATTTGTACCTGGTGAAGGGACTCAACCGTTTATCGGTACCCAAGGGCAGATGGAACGTGTGGAAGAAATGCGTATTGAGACCATCGTACCCCAAAGTCTGAGAAGTAAGGTCGTTCAGGCGATGCTTAAGGCTCATCCGTATGAGGAAGTGGCCTATGACCTCTATGCCATGGATTTAAAAGGCCGTACGCTCGGCCTGGGACGCTTGGGACCCCTTAGGGAGCCTAAGACATTAGGTGAGCTAGTGGAGGTCGTGAAGACCCAATTCAATGTGCCTCATGTCCGTGTAGTAGGAGATCTGAACAAGCAGATCAAAAAAGCAGCGGTTCTTGGCGGATCTGGCAGCCGTTATGCGCTCACTGCCCGCTTCAAAGGTGCGGATGTTATTGTGACCGGAGATATTGATTATCACACGGCTCATGATGCGTTAATGGCAGGTATGTGTATCATCGACCCGGGACATAATTCCGAGAAGATTATGAAACCAAAAACGGCCGATTGGCTTCGTTCCCGTTTGGAAGAAAAACGATATGATACGCAAGTTACAGCTTCAGAGGTCAATACGGAGGTATTCCGGTTTATCTAA
- a CDS encoding tRNA (adenine(22)-N(1))-methyltransferase, with translation MKLSNRLQQIHDQIPDGSRMADIGSDHALLPVAAIRSGKAASAVAGEVNPGPYDAACKQVSDAGLKEKITVRRGDGLDVISAGEVDVITIAGMGGALIASILDRGISKLEGVQLLILQPNVGEDILRRWLLEHHWVVVAEQLLEEDGKIYEIITAMPQSVSPIANVEVYRARPLQGGTELTEDLLLRMGPYLVDRPTDVFFSKWENEIVKLQGVVNSISKSDQDSSRDKAAEVERLIANLKEVLACLPKVKL, from the coding sequence ATGAAACTTTCGAATCGATTACAGCAAATACATGATCAAATTCCCGATGGCAGCCGCATGGCTGATATCGGTTCAGACCACGCGTTGCTGCCAGTAGCCGCAATCCGCAGTGGGAAAGCTGCAAGTGCAGTAGCCGGTGAAGTCAATCCTGGCCCTTATGATGCTGCATGCAAACAAGTCAGCGATGCTGGCTTGAAAGAAAAAATCACGGTGCGTCGTGGAGACGGTCTTGATGTGATCTCTGCGGGTGAAGTGGATGTCATCACCATCGCAGGCATGGGCGGCGCCTTGATTGCCTCTATTTTGGACCGAGGTATATCCAAACTGGAAGGAGTCCAGTTACTTATTTTGCAACCAAATGTGGGTGAGGATATCCTCAGACGCTGGTTACTGGAGCATCACTGGGTGGTTGTAGCAGAACAGTTGCTCGAAGAAGATGGCAAGATTTATGAGATTATAACGGCGATGCCACAATCTGTAAGCCCGATTGCCAATGTAGAGGTGTATCGTGCACGTCCGCTTCAAGGCGGGACAGAATTGACGGAAGATTTGCTGCTGCGGATGGGACCTTATTTGGTTGATCGACCGACGGATGTATTTTTTTCCAAATGGGAAAATGAGATCGTCAAACTGCAGGGGGTTGTTAACTCCATCTCCAAATCCGATCAGGATTCTTCCCGGGACAAGGCGGCTGAGGTAGAGCGTCTTATCGCAAACTTGAAGGAGGTTTTGGCATGTTTGCCAAAGGTCAAACTGTAA
- the rpoD gene encoding RNA polymerase sigma factor RpoD, with the protein MANDQHTELETELTLDQVKDQLIESGKKRASLNYKEIIEKLSPFEQDAEQMDEFYEQLSDLGIDVVNENNEEVTLRPSEDSENNTREGEDEFHFDDDLSLPPGIKINDPVRMYLKEIGRVPLLSADDEVQLAKRIENGDEEAKRRLAEANLRLVVSIAKRYVGRGMLFLDLIQEGNMGLIKAVEKFDHKKGYKFSTYATWWIRQAITRAIADQARTIRIPVHMVETINKLIRVSRQLLQELGREPTPEEIAAEMDLSVEKVREITKIAQEPVSLETPIGEEDDSHLGDFIEDQEALAPADAAAYELLKEQLEDVLDTLTEREENVLRLRFGLDDGRTRTLEEVGKVFGVTRERIRQIEAKALRKLRHPSRSKRLKDFLE; encoded by the coding sequence ATGGCGAATGATCAGCATACTGAACTAGAAACAGAATTGACACTGGATCAGGTTAAAGATCAATTGATTGAATCAGGTAAGAAAAGAGCTTCGCTGAATTACAAGGAAATTATAGAGAAACTCTCTCCTTTTGAGCAGGATGCAGAGCAAATGGATGAGTTCTATGAGCAACTGAGCGATCTGGGCATTGATGTAGTGAATGAAAACAATGAAGAGGTTACACTTCGTCCTAGTGAAGATTCCGAGAACAACACCAGAGAGGGAGAGGACGAATTCCACTTTGATGATGATCTGAGCTTGCCGCCAGGTATCAAAATCAATGACCCTGTCCGTATGTACCTCAAGGAAATTGGTCGTGTGCCACTGTTGTCGGCAGATGATGAAGTACAACTGGCTAAACGGATTGAGAACGGGGATGAAGAAGCCAAGCGTCGTCTGGCTGAAGCTAACTTACGGCTCGTTGTCAGTATCGCCAAGCGTTACGTTGGACGTGGAATGTTGTTCCTTGATTTGATTCAGGAAGGTAATATGGGTCTGATCAAAGCGGTTGAGAAGTTCGACCACAAAAAAGGATACAAGTTCAGTACGTATGCAACATGGTGGATTCGCCAAGCGATCACTCGTGCTATTGCTGACCAGGCGCGCACAATTCGTATCCCTGTGCATATGGTGGAGACGATTAATAAGCTGATCCGGGTATCCCGTCAGCTGTTGCAGGAACTTGGTCGTGAACCGACACCAGAAGAAATCGCTGCTGAGATGGATCTGAGTGTAGAGAAAGTTCGTGAAATTACGAAGATTGCACAGGAACCGGTTTCTCTGGAAACACCAATTGGTGAGGAAGATGATTCCCATCTGGGTGACTTCATTGAGGATCAGGAAGCACTTGCTCCGGCGGATGCTGCTGCGTATGAGTTGCTGAAAGAACAGCTCGAAGATGTGTTGGATACATTGACTGAACGTGAAGAGAACGTGCTTCGTCTACGTTTTGGTCTGGACGATGGACGGACGAGAACGCTGGAGGAAGTCGGCAAGGTATTTGGTGTTACGCGTGAGCGTATTCGTCAGATCGAAGCCAAGGCTCTTCGTAAGTTGCGTCACCCGAGTCGTAGTAAACGACTCAAGGATTTCCTCGAATAA
- the dnaG gene encoding DNA primase produces MSTGQGGIPESIIESVLQQNDIVDTVSRFVHLTKQGKYMKGLCPFHSEKTPSFTVTPEKQIFYCYGCGTGGNAIKFRMEIEGLSFPEAVKTMAEESHISMGDWQGRESAHVNPETERLLEAYELTAKLYHFLLKNTEHGKSAMEYLRSRGFGDKLIDQFQIGFAPNRWDTLVQFLEKRNYPLEEMEKGGLLSPRNEGQGYVDRFRDRIMFPINGRSGKPIAFAGRILGDGQPKYLNSPETRLFNKSRVLYNLHHAKNAIRKQRQAILFEGYGDVISAWDQDIQNGVAAMGTALTENQALMLKGMCDEVIICYDGDRAGQAAALKNFPILEEAGLQVKVALIPEGLDPDDFIRKHGGERFRNQIVDGAVTTTKFKLINLKKNHILLEGGGQIAYSKEAVKLIAPLPSPTEREVYLRELAAEVDVSFETLKQECNEEREAMKNNLQYGDNNPKRWNNGRQQNRQVPTPNLLPAYHAAERKLIAWMLQDDEAAQYVNEHLGEAFNLDDHAAIAAYLYAYYAQGKPSDTSRFMSSLHDDRLEKTVSSISMMDGPGEWSIQMLDDCIREVLKHPRKKEYDLKKEEMIAAERAGDSVRAAQIAIEMIALERQ; encoded by the coding sequence ATGAGTACCGGACAAGGCGGTATACCCGAAAGTATTATTGAATCGGTGTTACAGCAGAATGATATTGTCGATACGGTGAGCCGATTTGTGCATCTGACCAAACAGGGGAAGTATATGAAAGGCCTCTGTCCTTTTCATTCCGAGAAGACGCCTTCGTTCACCGTTACACCTGAGAAACAAATTTTCTACTGCTACGGTTGCGGCACGGGTGGAAATGCCATCAAATTCAGGATGGAAATCGAAGGGTTATCCTTTCCCGAGGCTGTCAAAACGATGGCGGAAGAAAGTCACATCTCTATGGGGGACTGGCAAGGGCGTGAATCTGCTCATGTGAATCCGGAGACGGAACGTCTGTTGGAGGCTTATGAGCTTACCGCGAAGCTGTATCATTTTTTGTTGAAAAATACAGAGCACGGCAAGTCAGCCATGGAGTATTTACGCTCAAGAGGTTTTGGCGACAAGTTGATTGACCAGTTCCAGATTGGTTTTGCACCAAATCGTTGGGACACACTGGTACAATTTCTTGAGAAACGTAACTATCCGCTCGAAGAGATGGAAAAGGGTGGACTTCTGTCACCGCGAAATGAAGGTCAGGGATATGTGGATCGATTCCGAGACCGGATTATGTTCCCGATTAATGGCAGGAGCGGTAAGCCGATTGCATTTGCAGGACGCATATTGGGAGATGGGCAACCGAAGTATCTAAATTCACCGGAAACCCGGTTATTTAACAAAAGCCGTGTTCTCTATAATCTGCATCATGCCAAAAATGCAATTCGCAAACAAAGACAAGCCATTTTGTTCGAGGGATATGGAGATGTCATCTCCGCGTGGGATCAGGACATCCAGAATGGCGTAGCGGCAATGGGTACTGCGCTAACCGAGAATCAGGCACTGATGCTCAAAGGGATGTGCGACGAAGTCATCATATGTTATGACGGCGACAGAGCAGGACAGGCTGCTGCACTCAAAAACTTCCCTATTCTTGAGGAAGCTGGATTGCAGGTCAAAGTGGCTCTCATTCCCGAGGGACTTGACCCGGATGATTTTATCCGGAAGCATGGTGGTGAACGGTTCCGAAACCAGATTGTGGATGGTGCCGTGACAACTACAAAATTTAAACTTATAAACTTAAAAAAAAACCATATACTGCTAGAGGGTGGCGGACAAATCGCCTATTCGAAAGAAGCAGTAAAGTTGATTGCACCCTTACCTTCTCCAACAGAAAGGGAAGTGTATCTTCGTGAACTGGCTGCAGAAGTGGACGTATCCTTCGAAACATTGAAGCAGGAGTGTAATGAAGAACGGGAGGCGATGAAAAATAACCTCCAGTATGGGGATAATAACCCGAAAAGGTGGAATAATGGTAGGCAACAAAATAGGCAGGTGCCTACACCCAATCTGTTGCCGGCTTACCACGCAGCTGAACGCAAACTGATCGCCTGGATGTTGCAGGATGATGAGGCTGCCCAGTACGTGAATGAGCATCTTGGTGAAGCTTTTAACTTGGATGATCATGCAGCTATTGCTGCTTATCTATATGCCTACTATGCGCAAGGCAAACCGTCGGATACAAGCCGTTTTATGTCTTCACTGCATGACGATCGCCTGGAAAAAACGGTCAGTTCGATCTCGATGATGGATGGTCCAGGTGAATGGAGTATTCAAATGCTCGATGATTGCATCAGAGAAGTGCTGAAACATCCGCGTAAGAAAGAGTACGATTTGAAAAAAGAAGAAATGATTGCTGCAGAGCGGGCAGGTGATTCTGTACGCGCGGCACAGATTGCAATTGAAATGATTGCCCTAGAGAGACAGTGA
- a CDS encoding DUF188 domain-containing protein, producing the protein MSELNIRHIVVDGDACPVKTEIAQTARLFNIPVLLVSSFDHLLQGGEGVRNVQVDRSDQSADLYIANHIKPYDVVITQDYGLAALALGKRCYVLSFRGREFNDRDIDFMLDSRHTAAKARKRGHYGKGPKPFTEQDREMFQHKLTKLLKDLQENV; encoded by the coding sequence TTGAGTGAGTTAAATATACGCCACATTGTTGTGGATGGTGATGCTTGCCCGGTCAAAACCGAGATTGCGCAAACCGCTCGCCTTTTCAACATCCCCGTATTGTTAGTCTCTTCATTTGATCATTTGCTTCAAGGAGGAGAAGGGGTACGAAACGTGCAAGTGGATCGCAGTGATCAGAGCGCAGACCTGTATATTGCTAATCATATTAAGCCATATGATGTGGTTATCACTCAGGACTATGGACTTGCGGCACTTGCGCTTGGCAAACGTTGTTATGTTTTGTCCTTTCGTGGTCGTGAGTTCAACGATCGTGACATTGATTTCATGTTGGATTCTCGTCATACTGCGGCCAAAGCACGAAAAAGAGGTCATTATGGGAAAGGCCCAAAGCCTTTCACAGAGCAGGATCGAGAAATGTTTCAACATAAACTGACAAAACTTTTAAAAGATTTGCAGGAGAATGTGTAA